The window CAAGCTTGCCCAGAAGTTGCTGCGGTAGACGTGGAATGGCAGGATCCACACTCCCGAACTGGGGGAAGCAAACAGGAATGTGTGGTGAACCGGCAAATGACACAAAAACTCCGAGGAAGGGGAAGGCCTGAAGTTAAAGGGTGTTGAGGGAGCTTTCATGGGAGCTGGAGCTTCACCTGCCCTCATTCCTAGGATGCGCTTTGAGTGGGGAGCAGGGTCTTTTGGGCCCCTAGGCTGAAATGGTGACACTTTCTCAGGCCCAAGatctccacctccacccccctccccgccagcctCTTTGCTAGCCTGGCTGCTCTGCAGCTCCTGCCTTTTCTGACTCCAGAGCACTCAAGTTCATCTGTGCATCCACATCagcctccaggcctttgctccAGCTGTATGACTCTCCTGCCCTCTGAACAGTCTTTCTTTCCTGGCCCCCCATAGCCTTCCTTAGAGACCTGCTTTCTcccagaagccttccctgacttgcCAACTCCTCTTCAAGCTACTAAAGCTCCTGATCTCTGGCTGGCTCACCAGTCTTGGGCTCACAGTGGGCTGCGTGGGTGTGCCAGTCCCCAGCTGGCCTCCCTTAAACCTGATTTGCTTTGTAATCCCCACCTCATCCAACCGGACTGCCTCATACCTCCATGCTGTTCCCCCTGACATGATCTTCCCCCTCTACTCaactctctgtcctcctcctatGTGCCCTGTGAACCTCACTCAGACACCACCTATCCCAGGAAGCCCTCTGTGAGCACGCCCCCCTGCCTCCTTAGAGTTGACTGGTCATCCAGACCACACCATAGCTATTCTTACACGAACCTCTCTGTTTTTGCCTTGAGCACATCCTATTTTCTCCCCCAATTCATTGTGACTTCATAAAGAACAGACTTGCAACTTATTCACTTTTGTATCCAGCCTGGAATAAGTGGTGGTTAAGCCAAAGTGAAATGTCGTCGTATGTGTGTGGCTCAGTGAAGGCCCACTTATTCTCTGACTTGTGAGCTCCAGCATCACTTCCTCCGTGAAGcttccccccacttccccaaGGTGGGACTAAGAGCACCTCGTACTCATTTGTTAATATGCCGACTCCAACAGTCAccccacagtgcccagcacagggcctgacatgtaAGAGGCCCCAGTGAATGTTTGCTGGTAAAAGAACAAAGGCACTAAGTGagtataagctccttgagggcagggatggcCTATGCTTTCATCTTTGTGCACTGTACCTCCTTGTGCCCATCACAGAACCTTGAAAATGCCAGGGTCTCTACAACACACACATTTGCCAAATCACTGCTGCTGCAGTTATACGGGTTCCAAGACATCCTgaggccagaggggaaggggtaaaGAGAATTCCAAGTTCTGGGGCATTTCTGGCCAAGCATACATGTGATCCTGAGACTAGAGCCTTGGGTGTGGGCTGGGCTTCCCTCAGAGCCTGATCTGTCCCTCTGACAATCACTGAGACGTCTGCCTTCTTCGACACTGCCTCCCTCTGCATGGGGGGCCTGGCCCTAGGGCCCCCTAAGCTCTGGCCTGCCCATAGCCCTCAACCTCCTATTATCCACTAGTATGCCCAGGTAGGATCAAGGCTGGACTTCTGCTGCAATTGACTTAGGGCACAGatgtgctgggctccatgctgggcacccAGTAGGGAGATGAGACAACCTAGGCCAGCCCCCTTGCAAGAACATACCTCTGCTTGGCCCCGGTACTAGTCCCACTCGGTTTGTGCCCAGGGCTTACTCTCCGGCTTCTCAGTCCACCTTGCCTGCTCGAGGGTCTCCTCCATTGCCTCCCAGTTGCCAGGTGCGTGTGGTCCCGAATTCCTGGCCTCCTCTTTCCTGCCCCTGCACTGCCCCACCTTCTTTTGGACCTTAGACGgctcccactctccctgcctcttcagCCCCTCTCAGCCTGTGGCCCTTTCATGTCCTGgtcccccttcctgcctctggccTCCAGGTGCACTTGGCCCCCTGCTGTAGTCTTACCGCCACTCTTGGGCTGCAGATAGTTAACCTCTTGTTTCAACACGGCCCTGGCCCAAGCTGAGTTGGGGAGTCTGGGCTGGCACTGCCCCACCCATAAGGGGGTTGACAAGAGCACCCAGGCTCTTGCCCCTTGTCCCTGATAAACATCAGGGATAATGGCTGGGTAGGGGGCAGAAATGCCGGCAGGAGGATGATGCCTGCTGCTCAGGAAACCCTGGGGGCCAGAGCCTGGTTGCTAGGCAGAAGGTCTTGAGCCTGGGGCAGAATGAGGTAGCTTTCTCTACTAGGGTGGTTagatgcagggaggggagggtgggggagggaggatggggcaCTGGGGAGGTGTGGGCTGAGAAGAGGAATTAGGTCAGGGATGTGGGTGGGTGGGCATGAGGGGAGGGGGCATCTACTGTAGAGCTTCCTCCTGGCTCCAAAAGCATTTCCacacttcccttcctctctccccctcaccccaggtCCTGGGAGAATTCTCCCCggtattccccctcccccatgccccccGGTCCAGGCTTTGCCacaagggtggggggcagagtggggggaggCCAGCCTCAGCTGTCTGAAGGATGGAGGGGCTGGGGAAGTAGGGCTAGGTGCCCAGACGGCCGCGTGTGTGGGAGGGGATGTCCTCAGATGCCCTCCACCCGGCAGTCCCCGCTCTGACGTGGGTgcccccccctctccccgcccggATTAGTGGCAGCTTGGCCTGACTCTCCGGGgctccttcccccgcccccgcctgctGCCCTCCCCTGGGCAGGGGGCTGTTCCACCCGAGGGGCACTGTGCTTGCCCAGGTAAGGGGCTCTGGGGACAGCGTGAGGGCAGCTGGCTCGTGAGTGCTGCTGTGCTTGTCAGCATGAATGTGTGtatcagagtgtgtgtgtgtatgtgtgtgtgtgctcttgaGGGCTCTATGTGAGCCTGGGGTGGGCCAGTACGCATCTGGGGGTGCTGGTCAGCTTGCCTTTGTCCACGAATTCAGCATTGTGTCCCCGCGTGTGTGGCTTTCCTtctgtgtttgtgtcttttgTGTGTCTCCTTAGATCTGCTCCGTCCTCAGGCACAGAATAGCCGGCTATAAGGGCTCTGTGGGCCGGTGGCATGGGCTGTGAAGCAAGATGGGGAGCTGGGTGAGGGTGGAAAGGGCCTTCTCCCCGCACCTCCCTATAACCCCCTCGGCATTTCAGGAACCTATTCTGAGAGTCCTGTTCTAGTCCAGAGACTGTGACCTAACAAGGCAGACAAGGCAactgggggtgaggtggggggagttGTCTGTCATACTCCCCTGGGATAGTCCCCATCTCCTTTGGGATGACAGTGACAGGCCCTCAGCACCCAGGACAACCCAGAGTcccaccctgcccttcccagcCTCTTCTAGGCCCTAAGCTGAAGGGCCCAGACTTCTCCCCCCTAGACTCTCTGACAAGCTTTGGCTGCCAGAGGACACAGATGGGGGACCACAGGCACACCCCAGCCCCCCATCTGCATCGTGGAGCCAGCCTGGGGGAGGGTCTGGGGCTTGGGATCTTGGCATTGCAGTCTGCATTAGACCCTCCATGATCATATTCCTGGGCACACTCAGGTCCAGGCCACCCCtcaggggagctgggggaggaagggagtgtTAATAACTTAGTCATGTAAACAACCCCTACCAGCCTGCCCTGCCACAGAAGCAGCCtctggggggaggtggaggggctgaGTGAATCTATGCCAACATGACCCAAGTCCTGCCCAGTGCCTCTTCAGGACTCCTCTTCTTAggccccctcctcttctccccatctGGGAAAAGGATTCCTGCCTTTGTCTCTTGGGAGGAAGGCTTGCTCCCAGCTCTTCATGGCTCCCCTCTCCAGGGATGTTAGTGTGACTTCGAACCAGGCTAGAGGCATCTGAGAGCTCATCCCTTggttgggatgggggtgggtggggtggtgcTGCCTCTGTCCTAGGCCGGGTGAAGTCAGGCCAAGGACGGCTTCCATAGGGTGGCAGGGGAGCTGTGGGGTGAGAGGTGGGGGGGCCTGAGGGGAAGGGAAGCGCCCGTTGGGCGTGTGGGTTTCTATGTGTGTCTGAatctgtctgtgtgtgtttgaatcTGTCTGTTTGTGTCTGTGCTCTGGAACCACCCCCGCAGAGGAGCCGGGATGCTTCCTCGGGTGGAGGGTGCCCTGCTTTcccatttcctctcctcctctctgctccctcccaggAGCCACTCCCATGGGCTGCTCTCCAGTGCTGGGCCTGGAAGCACTAGGAACTGGGATAGGGCAGACCCCCGAACACCAGGCTGGAGCAGGTGTTGGGGCTCATGTggtcccacctcctctctggacACTTGGTGAAACCTAGGCCCATAGAGCAGGGACAGACCAGAGCCTAGGTCTCCCGGAACTGCTAAGGCAGGACACGGGGCCTGCTACTGGGACTTGGAAGGGGGCTTTAGTCAAGAATGGTGAAGAGCAGCTTGGCCAGGTGAGGATGAGGTAGGGCAGATCTGGGCCGCGGGGGGTGTACCCATGTGCCAGAGCTGAAGGACTACAAGCAAGTGGTCCAGCAGGCACAGGGTCGGCTGGTGTGGGTCAGGAGCCCATCACTGACCCGTGAGAACCCGACTGCCCCTGCCAGCTCTGGCACTGCCCCCTCCCAGCCGCCCCGCCCTAGCACCCCGGGGGGCACCCCGCCCCACCATGGCCTGGTCCGGCCCCTCCCGCCCTTTGCTCCAGTTCCCGGGCTTGGCACCTATAGTGGGGGTGCTGCCCGCCTGCCAGGCTCCGGGGCCGGGCCCACGGGAGGGTGGGGCGGCTGGGAAGCTGGCACGCTGCCCCGGGGGAGCCTCTCTCGGCAGGCGCCCGGGTGccgcgggggggaggggggaacaaaGGGCTCATTCTCCCCGTGCGCAGCCGGTGGCATCGCCGGGGCGTTGGCGGAAGCCCCCAGGGCCCGGGAGGGGGCAGGCCCAGGCGGGGCCGCCGAATCACGGGCTCCTGTTTCCCGCAGGGTGCTGGAGGAGGAAACCGGCGGAGCAGCTTCCCCACTCTCAGTTGCGCGTCTGGCGATGGCGATGAGAGGTCTTGCTGCGCTGTCCGCCGCGCTCTCCCTCCATTAGCCGCGCTGCGCCGTGCTGCGCCCTCTCTGGTGCCTCTCTCCTGGGACCCGGGATCGGGCCCCCCTTCCAGGCACgaccccctcccccggcccttCGGCCTTTCCCCTGACTCGGCCGTTTCCGACCCGGGGCGCACGTTCCCCCCGGCCCGGCTCCCACTCTCCCTCCGGGGGCACCCGCTCCCTAGCCCCGGCCCGGCCCTCCCCGCGGCGCAGCACGGAGTCTCGGCGTCCCATGGCGCAACCCACGGCCTCGGCCCAGAAGCTGGTGCGGCCAATCCGCGCCGTGTGCCGCATCCTGCAAATCCCGGAATCCGACCCCTCTAACCTGCGGCCCTAGagcgcccccgccgccccggggGAAAGAGAACGCGAGCGCGCTGAGCAGAGAGCGGGAGAACGCGTCCTCGCTCGCCGGCCGGGAGGCCCCGGAGCCGGCCCATGGGGAGCGGGCGCCCGGCGCCGGCCACGAcgaccgccgccgccgcccgcgccgcgccCGGCCTGCGAAGCCCAGGTAAGGGCCGAGAGGGGGCGCCAGGGGCGGGCCTTCAGGGGATACTCGTAGCGGGGCATTTCTGAGGCAAGCTTGGGCTGCACGCAGCGAGTGAGTTCCCTGTGCTTCTCCAGTGTGCTTCTCCGGGCTAGGCCACAGATCTAAAAGTTAGGATGCCAGACAGGGCTGGACTGCGACGGAGCGGTGGCCCCAGAAAACCCGAGCGACCTCTGCCAAGGCTCTCTGGGCTCCCTCACCTTTCTCCTGGGGGTTCATCCAGCCGGCAGAGGGGGCCGTGCTGGGAGAGCGCTGCGGCTCTGGTGCCACCTGTCATCCTGGTCCTTTGCATGCACGTTCAATTTTCCCTCCTTTGCCTTTCTCTGGGGCCCAGCCCGCTTTCcccgcctccttccctccccctgccaggcTGCAGTTACCAGCGGCCGCCAGCGGCCCTGGCACTGCCTGCTGGACTGGAGCGGCTTGACCCATCCCAGCTGAGTCCTCTTAATCCCCCTCTTCAGTGCTGGCTCACTCCTTCCCTTGGGGGCGGTGGTGAAGATCCCAGCCCCCAGCAGTTGCCCGGGGACTCTGCTTCAGAAGCCAAGAAACTGTACAGAGCTGGGAAGAGACACGCTAGGGGCTGCCCAAGTGTAGGGAAAGATACCAGCCAGCAGCCCTGCCTGACAGCTCTCCCCAGTGACTCTGGCCTGCCCTGCCTTCACTTCCCACCCCTATAGGCTTGAGTAGGGCTGAGGGGTGGGTAGGCAAACAGTACCCCCAGATCCACAGACTGCAATGTGGGAAGAAGCCTCTGAGACTCCCAATTTCCAAGCCCTATTTTGCACAAGGGCACACTGACGTCCAGAGGAGTGatatgacttgcccaaggtcatgcagcagGTGCTGAGTCAGGGGGCCAGGATCTTCTTGTCCCCTTGTGCAGCACCTCCCACCGAGCTCATCTTTTGGGTTCTTCCCCCTTGCCCTTCCCAATGGCTCGTGACCAGGGTCCAGGCTCAGCAATGCAAGGACATGTTATCTTAGAAATGGCAGTCTTTGCTGAGGGGCTCTGGCCCAGGTGGGTTGTCAAGTCCCAGGTATTTGGGCAAAGGGGTGACCTCCCCACACTTGAGCATCCCACCCAGGCAGGTCCTTCGAGTCGCATGTGGGCAGGCAGTGTGGAGTCTAGCTGTGGGTTGGCACTTGCCTTACTGGTTTGAGCTGCCTTGGTGCTGCCAGGGCGGTGCCTGCTCTGTAGCAGGTGGTAGGGTGCTTGGGGCACGTGCCTGAGAAACTCATGCTTTGTCGGTTATGCTCCAGGGATCCCCTCTTGGAGAGCCCCATGAGGGCTGGAGAGTAATGGAGAGTACGCCCAGCTTCCTGAAGGACGCCCCAGCCTGGGAGAAGATAGCCCCTGAGAATGGCATTGTGGGACAGGAGTCGGATACCCTGCCTCGAGATGGCCTGCGTCGTGGGGCACTGTGCCTGGGAGAGTCTGCCCCCTTCTGGAGGGGTGTCCTAAGCACCCCAGACTCTTGGCGTCCCCCTGGCTTTCCCCAGAGCCCCAAGGACACGCTCCCACTGGTGGAGGGAGAAGACCCCCGCAATGGGGAGAGGAAGGCCAGCTGGCTGGGCAGCAAAGAGGGTCTGCACTGGAAGGAGGCAATGCTTAACCACCCACTGGCACTCTGTGGCTCCGCGTGCCCGCCTCGCTATGGCCCCCTGATTCCTGAGCATAATGGTGGCCATCCCAAGAGTGACCCTGTGGCCTTCCGGCCCTTGCACTGCCCCTTCCTGCTGGAGACCAAGATCCTGGAGCAAGCTCCCTTCTGGATGCCCACCTGCTTGCCACCCTACCTAGTGTCCAGCCTGCCCCCAGAGCGTCCGTGTGACTGGCCCCTGGCCCCACACCCCTGGGTGTACTCAGGGGGACAGCCCAAAGTGCCCTCTGCCTTTGGCTTAGGCAGCAAGGTGAGTGATGGAGCAGAGAAGGTACCTGAGGCTCAGGCCACACGAGGTAGCTCAGTGATCCCTGAGCAGCCCTGCCAGGGCCACACAACTCTGCTCTTCCATTCTGATGACAAGATAAGACAGCACCCAAGTAGTCAGCTCAGAGTCAACCCCAAGCAATTCTTCTTCTGAGCAATTCCATCTCACAAAGCCTTCCTTGCCTTTGGGCCATTTCAGGGTTGACTCACCCATTGTCCACCCAGAACAAATCCCTGGGAACTGGGATCTCAGAATGTGTGGTCTCATCCTGGGGTTGTGGGGCAGACGAGGCTGTCTGTCTGGGAGTGGGACATGAGGGTGCCCCATGGCCTGTGTCTACggcacctccccctgccccaggcaacCCACCCACATGCCTAggaataagatttaaaatattttaagaccaGCATGGTACTGGTCATCAAACAATCTCAATAGATTCTGGAGGCCCTTTGGGGGTGGCAAGCACTAACTTTTAGTTGCTGGATTTGTGCGGAGGTCTGAGAAATCCTGGGGGAAGGATCTGGGGTggccagggcagtggggaggcaCTTAGGGAGCAGTGCCTATAAACCAGGCTTGAGTTCTTCAGTGTTTTCACAACCCTTGAGGCCACACAGGCGCACACCTGCTGGTTGTCGGTTCTGCTCGTCCTTTGAAGCACTGGGGATCAAAGTCAGCACTAGCTCcatcccttctcctctctttAGGGCTTTTACCACAAGGATCCAAGTGTTCTCAGGCTGGCAAAGGAGCCATTGGCAACTGTGGAACCTGGGTTGCTGGGCTTAGCCCCTGGTGGGCGTCTCCAGAGAACTGGGGAAGTGGAACGTCCTTCATTCCatcagagagacggagaggcaGGAGTCAGCAGGCATCAGaatctttgcccatttctccTGGGACATCCAGATGCTGTTCCCCGGAACCCCTGGCCCACTTGTCCCCCAGGCCTGGTTCATACTCTTGGCAACGTCTGGGCTGTACCAGGGGGTGGGAGCCTTGGGTGCCAGCTGGGGCCATCAGCCACGCTGaggtgcccctctcctgggcTTCCTACCATGCAGGTGGGCTGTTGTTCGTCTCACCCACCTGCTAGAGATAGAGATCTTGGCCCTTGTGGGAAGTGCCAGGAGGGCCTGGAGGGGGGCACCATTGGGCCCAGTGAATCCAACGAGGAAGCAAACAAGACCTCTGGTCCCAGGGCCTGCCCACCCAGCCATCATACCAAGCTGAAGAAGACATGGCTCACACGACACTCAGAGCAGTTCAGGTGTCCAGGTGGCTGCCCTGGCGATGAGGAGAACCCATCTGCCCACCTGCAGGCCCTCAAGAGGGCAAGCAGCCCTGAGGTCCAGGGGGCAGGTGGCAGCCCAGCTGCCAAGCGCCCACCCAACCCTTTCCCAGGCAGTGCGGGGCAGGGGGCCAGAGATTGGCAGATGCTCAACTCATCCTTTGGGAACAAAGTGGAGGCAGAACAGCATGATGACCACAAAGGTAAGTGTGCACGGGGCCCTGCttgggagggggcagctgggacTGGGGCTTTGTGGGGAAGTGGGGTCATTAGAGGTGTTTATGAGTGGATTGCACAAGTTGTCTGGTTTCCCACCGAAATGTGATAGTTCCCTGGGAGTTCATTAGCATCTACAGGCCAGAGCCTTCTAGAAAGTGGCTTCTTCTTCCCATCTGCCTCCTCCCAAGCTATGATGTGTTGGTGGCAACATAACAACATGGTtcagagcatgggctctggagtcagagtgCCTGGGTCCTGACTTTGCTGACTggtgctatgtgaccttgggctagttactgcaactctctgggcctcagtttgttcatctatAAGGTGGGGATAAAGACGGCATCTACCTCATAAAGGCTGCTGCAAAGATGAAATGATATCATTCACATAAAGGGCTTTGAAGAATTCCTGGCACTTTATTGAGTAAggactcagtaaacatttgtcctcgtttttgtttttttttaattatttttttaatgtttattttgaaaagagagagagacagagtgtgaaccagggaagggcagagagagagggagacacagaatccaaagcagggttcaggccctgagctgtcagcacagagcccaatgcaaggctcgaactcacaagccgaagatcatggcctgagcttaagttggaggcttaaccgactgagccacccaggcgccctgctaaaCATTTGTCTTTGTGATTACTTGTGCCACTTAACCCTGTCTGGCAGATTATCCCTCCTGAAGGACCCCTTGTCCTGCCCCAGGAATAAACAACTACTCCCTTGGGCAATGGGATCATGGAAACTCAATTTGGACTCTGCCAGTATTAGGACTTTGGGCACATCCTGAACCCCTCTGTCATGCTGTGCTCTTCATGGAGGGAGCCGGCACTGATGGCCCATCACCTCAGTCTTGACCTCCAGGACTGCCGGACCTGGATCCCAACTCTCAATGGCCTTGCCTAAGCACCCCTGCACCTGGCGTGGGTCTGTCCACACTCTTGCAGGCCTCTGCCTGGGCTGGGAAGCAGTTGGCCCCCTCTCCCTTCTTGGGTTACTGCACCTGTGGCCTATGTTGAAACCCTCAGGCCTTCTCACCTTCCGGCGCCCTCCGTCCCATGCCGGGATTGTCTCCTCAGGCTGACACGACGCCAGAGGTATTGCTAAGCCCACGGCGCAGCAATCCAAAAGTCTACACTGactgagggacgcctggctggctcagtcggtaaagcacgtggctcttgatctcagggttgtgagttcaagccccacactggggcagagcttactttaaaaaaaaaagatataacaaaGTCCACACTGACTGGATCTTGAACTTGGGGCAGGATAATCATCCCACCTGCTCCAACCTTGGGCCCAGCACAGTAGACCCCTCCTCTCAGCCATCTGCCTGTGTCATTCTCAGACTCCCTGCCCAGCCTTTTTTTGTGAAGTTTCTGGCTGCCTGGTTCACTTTCACTAGCTCCAAATCAGGCTTAGTAGACTAGGGCCTAGGGGCTGGGCTGGCTCTGTATGTGGGTGGGCTGAGTGCTAAGGCACGGCCCAGGGTTCACATAAGCCCAGCAAGTCCCTGACCAGCTTCATTGTCTCCTCAGGACCCCAAGATGGTAGGGCCAGCAGCCTCCAGGACCCAGGGCTTCAGGATACACCTTGTTCGGCTCCTCTGGCATGCGTGGCTCAGTGCCAAAGCTGTACCCATGCAGCTGGAGAGGTGGGAGGGCCGGCCTGCCACTCCCGGCAAGTGCTGAGGTGAGCCTGTTGCCCCGGTGTGCCCCCAGCATCTTCCCAGTGGGGGCTCCCTCCTTACCTTCCTGTGCCCTGTCTTCAGATTGCCTCCGGAAGGGAAGCAGCATCAGGAGGAAGACTTAGCAGTCAGCTCTGAGGGAGGAGGGTCTGGCCCTGAGGCCCAGCTCAGCAAGGGCCTTGCCAAGCATCTGCTAAGTGGTTTGGGGGATCGACTATGCCGTCTGCTGCGGAGGGAGCGTGAAGCCCTGGCCTGGGCGCAGCGGGAAGGTGAGCAGGACCCGTGGGGCAGCCAGAAGCCCGAGAGGGCTGGATCCTGCGGTCACTGTGCTTTTACAAGGAGCAGGAGGTCTGCAGAGTGtgggccccttcctccccttaACGCTGTCTGTCCTGATAACGGCTCAAGGAGAGCTCCTGCACTGCTTTGCCCTTATTCTTAGCTTAGGCTTCTAGTTAACATGAGTTCTGAAGTTTCTGGCCTGGGTGAGGGATGTTGGGAGGGTGTGAAACCCGGTCCAGTCCAGCTGCCTAAGAGCTTCTGGGTTTGTTGGGGGAACAAGACTGAGAGCCAGGTATATGTATGAACTCTGGAAGGTGAGGGCCCTCCCTGCGTTTCGAGGCTAATGGGCCCTAAGAAAGCTAGTAGGGTCTGGGCTGATGTGAAGAGACCGGTGGGGAGCCAGACATTCCGTGGGTCCCCCTGGCTTCAggctctccctcctgctccctctcacAACACtgcatgtgcatttgaaaatgtGTGCACACACCTGCAGCAAGGTCACAAGCTGGCTCCCTCCTGTCCCAGAAAGTTcagctccctccccctttcctcagCCCATCTAGCCTGCCACTCCCTCAGCCTGGATTCCCAGCACTCCACATCAGCCAGCAGCCTGTCCTCCTCGGCTCACCCCAGCTTGCCCAGTCCCTCAGGCCTTGGCActttctgttccttctgtctggaatggccttctcctccctttctccctgatGAATGAACACTTACTCATCACTCTAGGGGCGCATTTTGTGAAGCTGCCCCCACCATCCCTACCCTCGTCTTTCTATCCCTTTCTCCTACTCCAGCGCCCACCCCGTGGTGCTGTGGTCATTGCCCCGTCTATGGGCCCATCTCCCCTCTTGGAATGTGAGCTCTAGGAGGGCATCTCTGAGCCCTGACCAGCTCTGAGTCCCCAGCGCTCAGCCCCACACAGGACAAGGTGTCTGTTGCATGAGTAAATGAGCGTGTGCTCACTGGCGTCCTTCCACCTACTGCGGAGGGCTTAGTCAGAAACCCCAGGCCAGGGAAGGAGTGGCCGCCTAAGGTTTCCTCTTCTGGTGTACAGAGTCTCCTGCAAGAACGCCACGtccggagggagggaggtgggtgaaggaATGTGTTGGAAATGATGTGGATTGGTAATTCAGGACTGATGGGGGAATCCTTGGGGCAGGAATTGGGGAGGTGAGGCCTGCACTCTCCCTGGGAGGGTTTTCTGGAGACGTGCTGTGGGGAATTTCTTTACAGAGGCTGTCGAGTAGGTGGGGTTGTCTGCAAGGGGCCTGTCTCCCTTCCAGGGTGGCCCCACAGTGGAAGCTGCTCCTGCTCTTCTCCATCCCTGCCTGGAGGTCCTCAAAAGGGACCTATGGCTTGAGCCTCCTCTGACCCTGTTCTCTCCCGTGGTAAGCAGGCCAGGGGCCAACCAGGACAGAGGACAACCCAGGCATTCCACTCTGCTGCAGCAGCTGCCATCGTGGACTCTTCAACACCCACTGGAAATGCCCCCACTGCAGCCACCGGCTGTGTGTGGCCTGTGGTCGCATGGCAGGTGCTAGGAGGGCCAGGGACAAAGCAGGTAGGAAAGGAgctgggggctgagggtgggagggcagagacggGGGCCTCCAAGGGCTGCTCTAAGGTGTGTGGCCATTTCTTGGCTGCCTCTCCTCAAGaaagcctccctccccagccccagcctcagccacCATGGCTCAATGCCCCTTAGAGCagacttttccctctccccagatcAGAGGGCCACGCCTGTGTCCTTG is drawn from Panthera leo isolate Ple1 chromosome B1, P.leo_Ple1_pat1.1, whole genome shotgun sequence and contains these coding sequences:
- the HR gene encoding lysine-specific demethylase hairless isoform X3, which gives rise to MESTPSFLKDAPAWEKIAPENGIVGQESDTLPRDGLRRGALCLGESAPFWRGVLSTPDSWRPPGFPQSPKDTLPLVEGEDPRNGERKASWLGSKEGLHWKEAMLNHPLALCGSACPPRYGPLIPEHNGGHPKSDPVAFRPLHCPFLLETKILEQAPFWMPTCLPPYLVSSLPPERPCDWPLAPHPWVYSGGQPKVPSAFGLGSKGFYHKDPSVLRLAKEPLATVEPGLLGLAPGGRLQRTGEVERPSFHQRDGEAGVSRHQNLCPFLLGHPDAVPRNPWPTCPPGLVHTLGNVWAVPGGGSLGCQLGPSATLRCPSPGLPTMQVGCCSSHPPARDRDLGPCGKCQEGLEGGTIGPSESNEEANKTSGPRACPPSHHTKLKKTWLTRHSEQFRCPGGCPGDEENPSAHLQALKRASSPEVQGAGGSPAAKRPPNPFPGSAGQGARDWQMLNSSFGNKVEAEQHDDHKGPQDGRASSLQDPGLQDTPCSAPLACVAQCQSCTHAAGEVGGPACHSRQVLRLPPEGKQHQEEDLAVSSEGGGSGPEAQLSKGLAKHLLSGLGDRLCRLLRREREALAWAQREAGQGPTRTEDNPGIPLCCSSCHRGLFNTHWKCPHCSHRLCVACGRMAGARRARDKAGSQEQSTEECPQEAGHSASSLMLTQFISSQALAELSTAMHQVWVKFDIRGHCPCQADARVWAAGDEGQQKEPTEKTPPIPQSSCNGDADRTKDIKEETPDSTETPAEDRASRGPLPCPSLCELLASTAVKLCLGHERIHMAFAPVTPALPSDDRITNILDSIIAQVVERKIQEKALGPGLRAGPGLRKGLGLPLSPVRPRLPPPGALLWLQEPRPQRGFHLFQEHWRQGQPVLVSGIQRTLQSNLWETEALGALGGQVQALTPLGPPQPISLHSATFWEGFSRPEIRPKSDEGSVLLLHRALGDEDTSRMENLAASLPLPEYCAHHGKLNLASYLPPGPALRPLEPQLWAAYGVSPHRGHLGTKNLCVEVADLVSVLVRAEAPLPTWHRAQKDFLSGLDGEGLWSPGSQVSTVWHVFRAQDAQRIRRFLQMVCPAGAGNLEPGTPGSCYLDAGLRRRLREEWGVSCWTLLQAPGEAVLVPAGAPHQVQGLVSTVSVTQHFLSPETSALSAQLCHQGPSLPPDHRLLYAQMDWAVFQAVKVAVGTLQEAK